A region of the Apium graveolens cultivar Ventura chromosome 6, ASM990537v1, whole genome shotgun sequence genome:
CTTTTCAAAATCATTATCATCGGGATTTATATCGGCTGACTTTGATACCTTTGTTTTATTTAATGGAATCTATGTTTGAAAACCTTCAGCTGCATGCGGAAACAAAAGTGGATAATGGAGCTGCATAAAAAAATATCAGTTTCCCAAACCCTCTTAAGTGATTTTGTACGCGTCTCCACAACTGTATCCCGAAAACCCCATGAGTCTCCATTTGTACTTACTATAAGACCTCCAACCTCATCAGTTGGTCTAATTATATTAAGATGACCACTCGCTGATTAATAAGATAAGAGAACCAATCTAAACTCATCCTGCTCATTATTTTTGAAGCGCTCACGTGCGGTGTGAAATTTCCTGACTAGTTCATTATGCTGATTTAACATATCCATCAAAGCTTCAATAATGCTCTCATCAATTTCATCTCTGCATCCACCTATTAGGTTCATCCTATTCTCCAGTTCATTTTCAGTATCATAATTGTATACTTGACAAAATTTGGGAGATTCACCATCTGGCGGAAGCAGACTACCAAGAAGATGTAGATTTTGACCTTTGACCTTAAAGCAATATGGGCTCCTCCATTGTTAATTTTGTGATATATTTTACTACCACTTGAACATATCGCAAATATTGAAATGTAAAGATGATGGTTTAACTTGAAGTGGATTGTCCTCTCATTTCCATATAACAATGATCTTAAAGGCTCATGAGGTTGTTTCTCAGGTGGGAGTTGAACCTGTCCATTTTTATAGCATAGAGAGATGGTAGACGAACTATTTTTGTTGGATTTGTTATTTTGTTCCATGTTCCACATACAGGCACCACACTTCACACATGTCGAGGTTGGGGGACCAATATTAACATAACCTTTTCAAAGATTAATCCCAGGAATATCCACGTGTTTAGCTTCTGTAGTTTTACCGCAATCAAAAAACATTATTACTGGATTCATTTATTTAATTGCATGCAACATAAACTgcataatttatatttataacaaaaaataataaaaataccTTCGTCAAAAAGTTATTCTTCCACATGTGTTCCATCATATGCTTCATTAAAATTATTAATCAGATTGGCAGCCACAGGAGAAGGTAATCGACTATTGCTCATACCAGAGTTCTGCCTAAGTGACAAATCTGCAATGACGTGGGTAGgttatttaataaaaattaggaCAAACAAAttatattagaaaataaaaatagtGACACTGATGGCCAATCCTGGGAATAAGATGAAAATGACAAAATTCAGTTTCTCATACTTTGTGAAGCAGGATCAATATTTTCCTTTGCTTTTTCATTGTTACGTAGAATTGTAGATATGATAGGGGCTCTGTAACGTCTCTTCAATTCTATGGAAAAGAAATAATCTCATGTAttcaaaaatataataattataataattcctTATCTCATGTATCGTGGGAAAAGCTGAAAGAAAACTATTACCCGGTATGTCAGATTCAGCACAACCCTTTGACGTTTGTtttttttgaatatatatgatTTGACACCTGAAGGCGGAGTGgtactgataagtggcattttataccacttagaacgtcttataatggcttgaattgatgtcttgaaatcaagtatttttgtgtatttgatgcgtttttctagtgttttttgcatttcagggtataacttgcgtaattagggagatttcgtcataataagcctagggaagtacttggaatcagttgcggggagttgtgcgagGAAATCAGCAAAATTAGAAGAGAAGAAATGGAATTTTCTAGAAActgtgcaggcgcccgcctggagcttacaggcgaccgcctggagagCAGGCAGCCCGCCTAGagagcaggcgcccgcgtgggaATGGAAGCGGCCGCCCGGGGTCGTaattttagaatctggattttctaatttgacttctattgggcttctgacgACGCTGtctcttgtggactcttatataagcAATCTTGGGAGATGTTTCACAACAACATGTGACAAGCAAGGAGCAatgagagaagattaagaagaccgttttagcacaccacaatgaagaagatgaaacatacgttatcttgtgattcttttaattcgttgtaacagtggatgctagttttttttaccttgaaccttaatactcttgtgacgtactctgtttttattaagtatttttattagtttatatcattgagttattatcatgttttcatatgaacccatggtgacgatgagttctatcatgggctaatcgtgatcatggggtcgtagcggatttactatggatttctttagttaattatttaataccttggtatgtgatgattgtatgatattaAGCATatgttgtgcttattcgtcttatgtgcgtcgcgaacatataagatagcctgttaatctcttgtgaagcgacagtgaatcttgagattagaacttgccatgctagcataggttcatgtgttgtatgcatgattagtgggtaactctaaccgttttacttgccgtgtgtaatcataatgaataacttgcgcttaaatcgttatattgtcaaattctgtagacatatagggcctcaacataattgatgcctattcaacttctatcttaattgtggatgcttggtagaatggtaattgtgcaacgaaagttggcttttatcagtttcgtgttgttcgattaatatcatcaccgttacatgctaagggtaataacaataactattgaataaagtagtaatgaagttatgatctcatgtgtgtttaatattgttaattcaagtgtcaatttaagtgtttaattcttgtagttaataattagttaatcaaccttaagtgttattgtcttgacattgaagaataaacatacattggtgagtaagtgttaattaaatataattaatcagagtctctgtgggaacgaactagaaatcattctatattacttgagaacgcgtatacttgcgtgaattattagcacATGCTTTGTCCCTAACAGGTACCTAAATAAATATCTTCGTTAAGAAAATATATATAGCATAACATTGGGATGCTATTGAAAACAGAATAAGAACTAAACACTTACGTTTAGATATATATAGGATATGTTTAGGATGTTATTGGAAAGCGATGTGTGGTTCATTATCGCTTGACCAAAGCCTAAGccaaaaaaaatataataaaattctAATAAATTAAAAAACAAACCTGTAAAATATGCTCTGTAATTTTATCTGCATAGAGACATCAAATCTGTTACGCAAAATATGGTTAAATAACACATCTTTAATCGGTGCCCCAAAAGTATGAATAAATTTTCAAACGAACATACATGTGCTAGCATTGTAAGATCTCGATGACACAATTGGTGTAGTATTGCTTGACGCGGGATATCCTGATATATAACTTGGTGGAGTGGATCCTACATTAATCAGTTCGTAAAGCATAGTTGCATGTAAAGTATGATATATATATGTTATCTGGATTGGAAAAGCGTTAAGAACTAAACACTTACGATTAGAAATACAGGATAGTATTGGGCTGTTATTGAAAAGCGGAGTATGATTTAGTTTAGATTTACCAGACCCtaagaaaaaaataatttaaaaataaacaatATCTCTAATAACAAACTTGTAGAACGTGAACTGGCAATATGAGATATCAATGTAACATACTGATTGTTAACTAAATGTTGTATACATAACATACGGCTATTGGCAGTGTGAGAGATCGATGACATTATTGTCGAGGTTTTGCTAGATGTAGAATGTCTTCTTATTTCACTTTGTGAGGAACCTGATAATTGAATAATGATATCAGATCACAAATTAGTTGTGGCAATATAATATAGAATATATATGATACCACAATGTCATCAGGTGACATACCCAGGCTGTTTGGAGCAAAATTCTCATTATATGTACCTGTTGAGTAAACTGCATAATAATAATTGGATATGACAAAAACAACAATGCAAGATGCAATGCTACAATGTGTTAAGATATGCTGCAAATATAGAATACCTTAATTATCCTGAACCATACGATTCATGTTGAGCAACCTATTACATAGAAATATGTCCAAACCTGACTCACGACCTCGACAAACTGCACTAACAAATTAAATTTATACATTATTAAACACAATCGTTTAAAGCTACATTACAGATCATTCATTTATTGGATAAAAGATATAGACTGTAATCACCAGACATTACAGATGCTTCGATGGTTGTTACGGGCTCGACTATATTTCGTCGGATATCTGATCTGTTTTCGGCCAGAGGTTGGAGAATCGGATCGCACATCTGTCCACAACCTCGTTACTTAACAACTAAAACGAATAATAATTGTCATAAACAATGATTACAAAATAACGATACAAACGTTTAAAAAAATAGAGAAGATATAGTATGATCATACAGATTCATACCGGGCATGTTGTCTTCAAAGGTAGTAGAACGTTGGCTCCTATTTATAACTTCAAGGTTATGCAGTTAGTCTTCTGAATTTTGGGTTCTGCGATACAAAATTATTAGGTTTTGTTAAAATATTATCGGACATATGATTGCACAATAGATAACAAATCATCGGTAATACAAATTCGATAGGAGATGATGATGTATACAATTATTCAGATTCGTATATATGGCCTGTAACAAAGAAAGAAGAATAAGATAATCATTATTAAGGTAAGTAGtaatgatttttgaatttgaattacTGAAAGCATGAATTGTGGATCTATAATTGATTTGATAAAATAACAAATCTATTTTAATAATATGTTTGATCTTTTTAATATTGAAAAgtgattttttaataattataaataccaTTTAAGATATGGATAGTCTATGAATCTATGCAAATTTGTATAAGAATTAGTATGTTTAGGAATATGGGTCGACCCACTGgtcaaattttaaaaatatgggttaaaatatttacaaaaatgtcattactaatacaaaattttgaaaattttcatTAGTGCTCATTAATATATAATAGATTCAAATCACAATATATTTCACATATATTGTTGTGAAAAGGAGTGGAAGAGAAGACTTATAAGAGGATAAATGTTAAAACGCATTGCTTCGTTGCCTTTATGCTTTAACAACATGTATCCAAAATACTATCTCTGAAATAAAGGAACGGTGGTCAAAATTCAGCTACAAAATATTATAGAGATACTTACCGAATGTATGATACCTCACATCCTTAGAATTTAGTAAAAGTTTATTAAGGTTGGATATCAAAAAATAAAAAAGCTTTTGAAAGATATAATCAAGACATTATCGTATGTGGATATTTGGATATCTTTTTTTGTCAGGATCGTACGTGAGATATTAAAAAGAAATTATGACATAAACTCAATATCATCACAATAAAttagtttgaaatatatatatatataaacattaaCAAAATATAAATAAAGTCAAAGATCCACGGAGTAtcaaaaaaattatagaaaatcTAATAATTTTTTAATGAAAACCGGGGAATATCTGTAGAAATATATTTGCAAAAATGTAGATAAAGATTAGAGGCAATAATTGGGGAAATGAGTGTACTAAAATCATGAAAATACACTCCATTAACACGGATATTTAGTCACCCTATGTTGGTCCCACAAACGAGGCTTCCCAACGTCAACATAAAGGACCCCCCCTCCCCTCCCACCAGTCCACCTATATATACACCCACAAACCTATACACACATCCTCCCTCGTCAAAAATTACATTACAAAACATAAAAACCATCCTCAGACACAAATTCGAACGTTACAACGCATCACAGACCCAGCAATGTCCTGTTCCTTTGCACTCTCGCCGGTTTTTTCTCCATCAAAATCCCCGTCCCGGCCCCACTACTGTAAGCCCACTTCTCTCTCCTCTTCCCCGGAGATGCGGACCCTGACTCACTCCCCGTCGCCGTCTCTGCTCCGGAAGCCACCCTGTGGACTCGTAAAGGGCTCTAATGACGTCGTTTCCAAGAGGAAGAGGCCGGCGAAGCTGGATATTCCGGTGCCGAATTTGAGGtttgggtttgatttggagaCGCCGAGGCCGCCGGAGAAAGAGTCGGTGGAGGAGGAGGGAGATGGGTATGCTGTTTATTGTAAGCGTGGCAGGAGAGAAGCTAGGGAGGATCGTTACTCTGCTATGATCAACATTCATGCTCATCCCAAACAGGTTTTGCTTCTTTCTTAATCAAATATTTGTATGTATATGTCTGTTTAATATTATGATATTATTTAATTGCGTGTGTGCGTCTGTATAGATTATTTGTTTCGTTCTTATGATGCATTAGATTAGTAACATTGTGATATTGGTTCAACTAAATATATGCAATTGTGTATAGGGGATTTATTTGATTTGATTTGATTTAGTTATGTGTGTTTATGGATAGGGGATttatttgattgattcagttaTATGCGTGTGTTATTTAGTAATGATGTTAAATTTGTGGACTGGAGACGCgttgagtatttgaattttataGGGGGTGGAGTTTTTTATGAGTACATACATGACAAGACTTTGATTAATATGAAGACGTTTTAATTAGGTGATTACTTGTTTTTCTTTTGATGGATTTACAGGCTATGTTTGGAGTTTATGATGGGCATGGAGGTACAAAGGCTGCTGAGTTTGCTGCTGCCAACTTGGATAAGAATGTTGTTCACCAAGTAGAGAAGATGGGTGATCAAGACATTGAAGCAGCTGTCAAGCTTGGGTATTTGATTACTGATTCCGAGTTTCTTAAGGAGGGTTCTCATGGTGGATCCTGCTGTGTTACTGTTTTGATCAGGAAGGGAGAGCTTGTGGTTTCAAATGCTGGTGATTGCCGTGCTGTTATTTGCAGAGGTGGAGATGGTGTGGCCCTCACATCTGATCACAGGCCTTCGAGGGAGGACGAGAAAAACAGAATTGTGGCACTCGTAAGCTTTTAATCGCCTTAACTTCTCAGTTTTATCATCCTTTGCTGTATGCTGCTGGTTAAACTCATGAAAATGTTTACATGTTTATGCAGGGTGGATATGTAGATTGTAACCGCGCAGGGGTTTGGCGAATTAATGGATCTTTGGCTGTGTCTAGAGGAATTGGAGATGAGCACCTAAAGCAATGGGTGACAGCTGAACCAGAAACAAAGGTTCTTGCAATTGAACCTGATTTTGAGTTCCTGATACTTGCTTCTGATGGTTTATGGGATAAGGTATTAGTTTATTACTCTAATGAAGTTTTTATATAGTTTAAGTTTTTGAAGCTAGGCCGCCTAACTTGTATCTTCAATTGACAGGTTAATAATCAGGAAGCAGTTGATGTAGTTCGTGCTAATGAGGCAAGCATGGATAAGCTTGGAGCACTTGAAGTGTGTAAAAAGCTAGTGGAATTATCTGTTTCGCGAGGCTCACTTGATGACATCAGTGTTATGCTAATTCCATTGGGACAATTTTGTTGATACTTCCCGATTCCGTGACTGACGAAGAAGTTACTTAACATTAGCAAACCAGGCAGGTTTTAAAATAGCAATGTTAGTGATCTCATCTGGAATGTGATTATAGGAAATTAAGAATAATAAGTGGCTCAGCTGACAACATTGTTTCATTCTTTATACATTATTCATTAATTCTTTTGATTCTTTGTTCATCTGATGTCCAGTGATACAGTTATATTTTAAATGATACCAGAAAGACTCTGTACATGATATTTAGCATGCAATAGCATTATACCTGTGTTTCAgcagtttttatgttaatttaatTACTTAATGATATTGCTGCACTCTCGATTCTAGCTATTTACCTGCTTGTATGTAGTATTTTGAGCTAGTGTCGGTCACCATGTTTAAGTCTCAATCTGATTTCGATATAGTATGCGTCCAGGATCATGGTGTTACGATTAAAAATGCAGAACATCAACAAGCTGAAGAACATGTATCTGATGTTAATTCTGAATTACAAGAAGCTGCTGAAAATGAACGTGAAGTGAATGAGTTTTTGACATTGAATGAGCTTAGAAAGTCTGTAAGGGAGACGAGGGGACCCAATTGGCTGAAGGATTACTACAGGGGTAAATCCGGAAGAAAGTATTGAGATTATTACAAGCATTATGATGTAGGGTTAAGATTTTTACTAGCATTATGACAGATGTAAGGTTAGGATTGTTGCTAGTATTTTCCTTGCGTTTGTAATATATGATGATGAATGTTGGAAACAAAGGGTTAGGAATGAAAATTATTATTTCACTtaatctttctttttcttcaagtCTAGCCGAGACTAAAAACTAGCTTCACTGGTGCTTTCATTGAGAGGGCTACCATGCCAAAAACACCCAAGTTGTCCAAGTCCTTGAAAATCTCACCCAACAACTCACCCAATTTACAGAAACCTTTACCAATCAACTTCAACAAGTGCAGAATCAAGTCAATGGCCTTCAAGGTCGGGATGAGCAACACAATTACATAtataattgtaataaccccaatttttggagatttttgaaacccggatgaatagtaacttttgctgacaatgctgattaagaaaaattatcagaccacgatatataggaatactgttatggaaattctaagatcatattagtattccataaagaaaataagtgtatgtaaaagctgtcggattttgaaaacgagcacttttatttttccccgagatttccaccagacattaagggatttaaggaattaatattaagatgaaggattttaaattcaaggattataaaggagaattaatttaggtattaaaaataccaagaagattttatcaataaaaccattaaggtatttaaccaaacgatcaacgagattgagtgataaccggacaaagaaatgaataacgactcttgtaaatacctttgcaagtggcaaggcaagtggatggttgatcaaacaagaaaccaagtgatagttaggaaggaatggctagttaattatatagttaactagggatgatctcatctcaccacaaatcaccaacacatggcaaatggtgagatcatcttccactaactcctttgtttattattaacctagcaaaatatcaagacaacccatcattatccaccacattattccaccaacacaagaaagcaaaagcatttcctcccccatttccattgctctcggccaaaacagaaccagcacactaaaactgctgtatctccttcatttctcactcaaatattgtgttctatagctcgttggaaaggtattgagatggcctacaactcttgttcacaagtatcgtccaaataatcatggtaagaccctcatttttacagttctttaaatcggacttttagaaacttcaaagcctaactttgtgttcttgatttctttggaaagatcaagcttgtaggaggctccctaaggcttcctagaaacttaaaacctcccaaggaaggtataaacttcaaaccctaacctttactttatttgttagtaagtttaatggttggttttgtgaaatgagaagcatggattgtgattattagtagtttggtttgatttggaagtgttttggtaattgaagcttgattatagttcataggtcttgattatggttgtttgagttgaaaaccttggagattatggactgatgtggtatgatttaggtgaagttttgttgtattgatggttatgagttggttggtggttaattggagtagtttaaacattggtaatcgcgtaaacatagccgtcgtaatgtccgatttactttagaatgcttttgttcataacatttggacctgagaactccctgctagattatgaccattgccatgtttagatagttcatgttacgagcttcgttttgatatgtagttcgtttgattccgatgtacggtttaggagaaacgaccgttttaagtaacggcgtttcgcgaacgaaacttttcccctcgccttactttgaaacataggttaaagaccaaaaagggttaattaatgtatgaaacatttatggtaagtgtgttaggcagttgttaagacactcacgaaggaatcgccttaaaactcgtaaaggttaaattattaaaaatggtggagccgagggtactcgagtgacttaagagaatcagtaagcacaaaacgagcgttagagtctgagttggttagagtatagatttacaagtgactttggtttaattccaacttacttgttgcttataggttaccagactcgtcccgagccattcgtaacccccagtcgctcaggcaagttttctacccgttatactgttgttgtgatgtatatatgtatttgcattatcttgcgatagatgcatgttggttaattagcaaatgttacaATATATTGAAGtatgctgctatgatatatatatatatgcatgcctgtttcgtattctttctatatatatctgttgattcagttgataatacctatgttagaggatagcggtaacttgcatatacccttagtatagggacccaaaaggtggaaatattttctaaaccgggagtcgaggatcccgagtagattttgtatatatgtatataaatatatatatatatatatatacttatatatatatggttatagttttccaaactattaatcgaataaggtttattcgataacttttattttattaattgaatcctatttcgaatattcattcgagggcttatgactcagtttgttttatcatttgaatattacttgaatattcttttgaggacttatgactccttttattgtattaattgaatattatttgaatattaatttgaggatgtatgactcctttatttttatttagtgaatattatttataatattcattcgaggtattatgactccacttattactgaataatattctttattttataaaagaataatgttcgataatcaaacttatttttgattattcaaataaagatattactttcgtataagtatatctttgattatttgctattcagttcaagtataagttttccaacttctacctcaattattctttatgggaatattatttaaataataatattcagatatttctttcatatcgggactgatttattttaataaatcagtattactccaaacattcttaaaaatattttcgagtcatcaaaatgaatttaaaaagggtagagcggatcccaaaacttgttttcaaattcaagatcttccattttaaggggacttgaatactcgctcaaaaatctaggggattcggctctatggtgtattttatattcgcaacaaggttgcagttttggtaaatgaattgattacttacccaacgttcgggaagtaagtccatctattgagtcggcataagcaacatgggctcagtgggcgtccatgatattgtaagtggctcagtgggagtccatcaaatgcataagtggctgagtggcagtgcagcataaggtcctattgtggccagggtgatgaccagtggggaattcgttcatctactagtagaaaaggttacttatgggtatctttgcctgatcagcaagatatctggtttatgccaaaattcttttcctttccaaaattcattggatgtttcaaactctgttcatacttcacatgacagaggttttcaggaaatgtataaaggaagatgtatatgtggatatatatatatatacatatatcagaacttaatgaagtatatcataacttcatttcctttaataatattttaaagatttaatctattcaaatcttgtcttgtagtctcatctatgtgatgaactgttgaaagctcattatactttgaacaatggtagttcaagtagctttataaatgatataagtgtagtgaagtatttggtaacttcatcttttaaacttatatctagttaataattgtcttatgaatgacaaagattttcagaaaagcgttgagacaaggttagatatatgagatcaccttgcaacgatattttttttatacagttatacactggaactctgtgtgtattatgcatggaagaggacttcccatattttgaaaagtatatatgtatatatactgaatattttgcgacttcatcgcattaagatatcaaacttggttcatttcttttgaccaagactttcatgagtactatgagaaggctcatattgttaatcattatacatattattttggtgggcttgctgctcacccttgctttcttctttcatcacacaacaacagatagaaaagatgaacatgactaagctcccaattcgcaggcggatagaaaacattccgcagtttcctgtaggcatggatgtcgctgtagctgaggtagaaactaccaataggctaggttttcaacttatgatgtaccagacttatgtataattatgaattgtaataatggcaaagaaatgtaaatttattcagaaacctttttagggtgtattgacatataattgtggaataaaacgacttgtgttatttttttttagtattcatctctgagactataacttttggtgtgtgtgtgtacattgtggggtcacagtaaagagtagttgattgtttaataagattgggtgttgttaagggaagtggaactcgtgacaacccggatccccgaccccggatttgggggtgttacagaaatggtatcagagctaagcgttataaacctcagagatgatgtgacgtaaagataataagttcactaagataataagaactcttgccaagttcatagtcgggctacctaaagtagtactaacagttaaaacccttacgggaacccttataagtatcgtgatagtaacatagttcgttctcgtatagggcatcggggcaccgaaccctgaggttcaagagcatcagcatgaggatgttttattacaagttggagatcaaattgtgaatccgatagagtaccccaatgagggaccggatgaggttcagattgagaatgttgtggttgaggatgttattccggaaaggattttggctgaggaggatctcatggaggatcctgatgagaatgaagagaggaccgctgaggaattgatgaccgtagtcagggcgactaccagagcaagaatggccgcgagggtggcactagaggatgaagagttaccaagggcacaaaggttaat
Encoded here:
- the LOC141668160 gene encoding putative protein phosphatase 2C 53; translation: MSCSFALSPVFSPSKSPSRPHYCKPTSLSSSPEMRTLTHSPSPSLLRKPPCGLVKGSNDVVSKRKRPAKLDIPVPNLRFGFDLETPRPPEKESVEEEGDGYAVYCKRGRREAREDRYSAMINIHAHPKQAMFGVYDGHGGTKAAEFAAANLDKNVVHQVEKMGDQDIEAAVKLGYLITDSEFLKEGSHGGSCCVTVLIRKGELVVSNAGDCRAVICRGGDGVALTSDHRPSREDEKNRIVALGGYVDCNRAGVWRINGSLAVSRGIGDEHLKQWVTAEPETKVLAIEPDFEFLILASDGLWDKVNNQEAVDVVRANEASMDKLGALEVCKKLVELSVSRGSLDDISVMLIPLGQFC